The Candidatus Binataceae bacterium nucleotide sequence GCGCCCATTGGTAAAGGCCAGCGGGGCCTAATTGTAGCTGCTCCCTTCACCGGCAAAACCATGATGCTGCAGGCGATGGCGCGCGCGATCGCCCACAACCATCCTGAAGTCGTCCTGATCGTGTTGCTGGTCGATGAGCGGCCCGAAGAAGTCACCGACATGCTGCGTTCGGTTAAAGGCGAGGTGGTAAGCTCGACCTTCGACGAACCGGCCACCCGTCACGTGCAGGTTGCCGAGATGGTGATCGAGAAGGCCAAGCGTTTAGTCGAACACGGGCGCGATGTGGTGATTTTGCTGGATTCGATCACGCGCTTGGCGCGAGCCTACAATACCGTGGTCCCGCCCTCGGGCAAGATACTGTCGGGCGGGGTTGACTCCAACGCTTTGCACAAACCCAAGAAGTTCTTCGGCGCGGCGCGCAACACCGAGGACGGCGGCAGCCTGACCATCATCGCCACCGCCCTGGTGGATACCGGCAGCCGGATGGACGAAGTGATTTTCGAGGAGTTCAAGGGCACCGGCAACCAGCAGGTGGCGCTGGACCGCCGGCTGTTGGAAAAGCGTATCTTCCCGACCATCGACATTCAGCGCTCGACGACGCGCAAGGAAGAGCTGCTGTTGCCGCGCAGCACGCTCAACCGGATCTGGATTTTGCGCAAGCTGCTCTCGCAGCTCAATGCGGTGGAAGCGATGGAGTTCCTGCTGGACAAGATGCAGGGGACCAAGACCAACGATGAGTTCCTGGAATCGATGAACAACTAGCTTGCGCTGGGTGCGGCGGCGGCATGCCAGCAACGGCGGGCCAAACGGCGCGCTTTGCCGGCTGCGCGGGCTTTGCTAAAAACTCAAGGATGGCGAGCGACAAGGAAAAGAGCAGGTTATGACTGAAATCAGCATGAAACAGCTTCTGGAGGCCGGGGTCCATTTTGGCCACCAGACCAGCCGCTGGAATCCGAAGATGAAACCCTACATCTTCGGCGCCCGCAACGGCATCCATATCATCGACTTGCAGCAGACCGTGCGGATGTTTCGGGCCGCCTACGACTTCGTGCGCGATCTGGCGGCGGCGGGCGGCAGCGTGCTGTTCGTGGGTACCAAGAAGCAAGCCCAGGACATCATCCGCGAAGAGGCGGAACGAGCCGGCATGTTTTATGTCAACAACCGCTGGTTGGGCGGGATGTTGACTAACTTTCAGACCATCCGCGCTTCTATCGAACGGCTCAAGAAGGTCGAGGAGCACATGGTCGATCCCGCGATGATCAACGCCTTGACTAAAAAAGAGATGAGCGACCTGGGGCGTGAGCATACTAAGCTGATGGCGACCCTGGGCGGGATCAAGAATATGCGCCGGCTGCCCGACGCGCTGGTCGTCATCGACACCAAGAAGGAAGAGATTGCGGTAGCCGAAGCTAACCGACTCAGTATTCCGGTAGTGGCGGTGGTGGACACCAATTGCGATCCCGATCTGATCGCCTACCGGGTGCCGGGCAACGACGACGCCATCCGCGCCATCAAACTATTTACGGCGGCGATGGCGGATGCGGTTTTGGAAGGACGCCAGCTCCAGGAAGAACGGCAGAAGGGGCAAGCCGATCTGAGCGGTGGAGACAGTGGCGCGGTGGCGCCCGAGCCTGAAGCGCCCCAAATCGTCTGAGCGCCGAGTAAGAGGAAGCTAATGGCCGAAGTAAACGCCGCGGTTGTCAAGCAATTGCGGGAGAAGACGGGTGCCGGGGTGATGGATTGCAAGCGCGCCCTGGCCGAATGCTCGGGCCAGCTTGAGCAGGCGGTGGTGTGGCTGCGGGAAAAGGGGATCGCGGGCGCGGCCAAGCGTGCCGGCCGAGTGGCCTCCGATGGTACGATTGGCGCCTATATCCATACCGGCGGCAAGCTGGGGGTGCTGCTGGAAGTCAATTGCGAAACCGATTTTGTGGCTAAGACCCCGGAATTTCAGAATTTGGTCAAGGAACTGGCCATGCAGGTGGCGGCCACCAACCCGCGCGCGGTGCGGCGTGAGGAAATTCCCCCCAGCGTGATCGAGCAGGAGCGGCAGATCTACGCCGCCCAATCGGCCGGCAAGCCGGCGCCTGTGGTGGACAAAATCGTGGAAGGCAAGCTGGAAAAATTCTACCGTGAAGTCTGCCTCCTGGAGCAGGGCTACATGCGCGATCCGGCCCGTACGGTGTCCGAACTGATCGCCGAGTATTCGGCTACGGTAGGGGAGAAGATCGAGGTGCGCCGGTTCATCCGCTTCCAACTGGGCGAGACTGCCAGCGAGGGTTCGGATGGCGCCGGAACGGCCTAGTCCGGGCCCGCCCCCGCTCGGTGCTGCGCCTGGGGGGCAACCGCGCTATGCGCGGGTCTTGCTCAAGCTGTCGGGCGAAGCGCTGGCCACTGCCGCCGGCGGCGGAATCGATCACCAGATGCTGGCGCGAGTGGCGGCGGAACTCAAGGAAGTTGTCGCCTTGGGGGTTCAGTTGACGGTGGTGATCGGCGCCGGCAATTTGCTGCGCGGCAGTGAATACCAGGCGCGCGGGATGGATCGCACCACTGCCGACCACATGGGAATGTTGGCCACCGTGATCAACGCCTTGGCTCTGCAGGACGCCTTGGAGCGCTGCGCTGCTACCACCCGGGTGATGTCGGCGATTAACATTCAGGCGGTCTGCGAGCCCTACATCCGCCGCCGCGCCATCCGCCATCTGGAGAAGGGGCGCGTGGTGATTTTCGCGGCCGGCACCGGTAATCCCTATTTCACCACCGATAGCGCAGCCAGTCTGCGGGCGCTGGAAGTGGGGGCCCAGATCCTGCTCAAAGCTAGCCATCACGTCGATGGGGTGTACGACCGTGACCCGATGCTGGACCACGCGGCCCAGCGCTTCGACCATCTAACTTATCTCGATATCCTGAGTCGCAACCTCAAGGTGATGGATTCCACAGCCATCTCGATGTGTCGCGACAACAATCTGCCGGTGCTGGTTTTCAATTTGCGCAAAGGCGGTAATATTAAACGGGCGGTGATGGGCGAGCAGATCGGAACCTTGGTCAGCGAGAGCTAAGCTTAGGAACCCAGCCGAGAGCCAAGCCATGAAGGATGAAGTGCTAGCGCAAGCCCACAAAGACATGGAAGCGGCAGTGGCCGCCTTCCGCCATGAGCTGTCGCGGGTGCGTACCGGGCGGGCCTCTACGGCGCTGCTGGAAGGGTTGCTGGTCAATTACCACGGGGCCAAGGTGCAACTGCGCCAATTGGCCGCACTGGCCGCGCCCGAGGCCCGACTGCTGGTAGTGACGCCCTATGATCGGAGCGCGATGCATGAGATTGAAAAGGCGATCCAGCAGGCCAGCGAGCTGGGTCTGGTGCCACAAAACGACGGCAAGTTGATTCGCATCCCGATTCCGCCGCAAACCGAGCAGAGCCGGCGCGAGACCGCCCGCCATATCCACAAGATCGCCGAGGCGTATCGAGTTTCTATTCGTAACCATCGGCGCGACGCCAACGATCTGCTCAAGGATCTGCATAAGGAAAAGCAGATCACCGACGATGATTTGCGTAGCGCCGAGGCCAAGGTCCAGCAGTACACCGGCGAATTTATCGAAAAGCTCGATCAGGTGTTGGCCGCCAAAGAGGCCGAGGTCATGGAGGTTTGAGGGCTCATGGAGGTTTCAGCCTCGGGTAGAGCTGGAGCGGGGCGAAATTGTCGGAATTGCCGCTGAGTGAGTTTCCCGACTTGGTGTTGGACGCCGCGCGCCTTCCCCGCCATGTCGCGATCGTAATGGATGGCAATGGTCGCTGGGCCACCCAGCGCGGCCTGCCGCGCCTGGAAGGCCATCGGCGTGGCAAGGACTCGGTGCGCGCCATTATCGATGCCGCGCGCGAGCTGGGTATCCAGTTCCTGACCTTGTTCGCCTTCTCCAATGAGAATTGGCACCGGCCCGGCACCGAGGTGCGCTTCTTGATGCAGCTCCTGCATCGCTACCTGGTCACCGAGACCAAGCGCCTAACCAAGCGCGACATCCGCCTAATCGCGCTGGGGGATTGCTCGCGGCTCCCCTCGGCGGTCCATCAGGCCCTCGCCCAGACGATCGAATACACCGCCGGCAATCGCTCGATGACCCTGGCCCTGGCCTTGTCATACAGCGGCCAGCAGGATGTCGTGCGCGCGGCCCGCCAACTGGCTACCGCGGTCGCCGAAGGGCGTCTGCGGGTGGATGAAATTGACGAGCGGATGGTGGCCAATCAGCTTGATACCGCCGGCTTGCCCGACCCCGATCTGCTGATCCGGACCTCGGGCGAACTGCGCTTATCCAATTTTTTCCTCTATCAACTCTCCTACACTGAGCTCTACTTTACCGATACTTTATGGCCCGACTTTCGTGCCCGGGATTTTCTTCTCGCTTTGCGCGCCTACCAGCGTCGCGAGCGGCGCTTTGGAGCGATCGAACCATCGGCCGGACAGCCTTTGCGTGCCGCTAACTAGGATCGCCACCGCAGCGGTCGCGCTGCCGCTGTTTGTCCTGTTGATCTGGCTGGTACCCGCGCCAATCTTCAGCGCGCTGGCCGCCTTGGCGACGATGTGGGGCGTGCATGAGGTGCTGGCGATGGGTGTACGGCCGGCAGTGTCGGTCAGGATATCAGTGGCCATCACGACGCTGGTGGCCATGGCCGCCTTGCTGATTGGTGGCGGGACGCTTTGCTGGCCCTTGGCTTGGCTTGCGGCTGTGGCGGGGGGCGTGATGGTCGCGATGGTTGAGTGGGGAGGCCGTCGGCCGCAAAAGCTAGTCGTGGTCCTGGGCAGCCTGTATGTCGCAATCGCCTTGCCCTACCTCGCGCTGGTGCGTAATCGGCCTCAGGGCTGGCGCTGGCTGTTGTTGATGGTAGCAATCGTGGTGGCCACCGACTCGGCGGCCTACGCCGCGGGCAGCCGCTGGGGCCGGCGCAAATTGCTGGCGCGGGTAAGTCCTGGCAAAACGCTCGAAGGCGCGTTGGGTGGTTTGACCGGGGGTCTGCTGGCTGGTTTGGTGTTAAGTCAGGTTTTTGGTGTAGGCTGGGAGCCATGGTGGCGGACGGCGGGATTGGCGCTTGCGATAAGCGCTGTCAGCCAGGCCGGAGACTTGGCCGAGTCGGCCCTCAAGCGGTTGCGAGGAGCCAAAGACTCGGGGCGGCTGTTCCCCGGCCATGGGGGGCTGCTGGATCGCGCCGACAGTCTGATGCTGGCGGCGTTGTTTACCTATTATACGGTTCGCTGAGCGCGTGCGCGCTCCATTGAGGTTTGGATGCTGACCTCGGTTATCGCCGCGGTGGTGATTTTGGGAGTTCTTATCCTGGTCCATGAGGCCGGCCACTTCGTGGTCGCTAAATGGGCCGGAGTCAGGGTTCTACGCTTTTCGATCGGCTATCCCCCCAAGATCGCCGGCATTCGCCGTGGCGGCACCGAGTATGCCATCGGGGCGACCCCGCTGGGCGGTTACGTGCGGATGCTGGGCGAGGAGATCAACGAGGAGCTCAACCCAAGCGAAGTACAAACCTTCTTGACCGAGCTAGGCCAGGATCTACTGGCCGATGCTGCTCGGCACAGCTCGGCGCGGCCCAACGCCACCACCGACGGCTTGGCCGACTTGGCGCACAG carries:
- the rho gene encoding transcription termination factor Rho — encoded protein: MLNLKALKSAKITELAQVARDYDIDGAANMRKQEMIFSILQAQAAKNGSILGEGVLEILPDGFGFLRAPDYNYLPGPDDIYISPSQIRKFNLRTGDIVSGLIRPPKEGERYFALLKVESINFEEPDRARDKILFDNLTPLYPQERIKLEFDHEDYTTRIIDLVAPIGKGQRGLIVAAPFTGKTMMLQAMARAIAHNHPEVVLIVLLVDERPEEVTDMLRSVKGEVVSSTFDEPATRHVQVAEMVIEKAKRLVEHGRDVVILLDSITRLARAYNTVVPPSGKILSGGVDSNALHKPKKFFGAARNTEDGGSLTIIATALVDTGSRMDEVIFEEFKGTGNQQVALDRRLLEKRIFPTIDIQRSTTRKEELLLPRSTLNRIWILRKLLSQLNAVEAMEFLLDKMQGTKTNDEFLESMNN
- the pyrH gene encoding UMP kinase, which translates into the protein MAPERPSPGPPPLGAAPGGQPRYARVLLKLSGEALATAAGGGIDHQMLARVAAELKEVVALGVQLTVVIGAGNLLRGSEYQARGMDRTTADHMGMLATVINALALQDALERCAATTRVMSAINIQAVCEPYIRRRAIRHLEKGRVVIFAAGTGNPYFTTDSAASLRALEVGAQILLKASHHVDGVYDRDPMLDHAAQRFDHLTYLDILSRNLKVMDSTAISMCRDNNLPVLVFNLRKGGNIKRAVMGEQIGTLVSES
- a CDS encoding phosphatidate cytidylyltransferase yields the protein MPLTRIATAAVALPLFVLLIWLVPAPIFSALAALATMWGVHEVLAMGVRPAVSVRISVAITTLVAMAALLIGGGTLCWPLAWLAAVAGGVMVAMVEWGGRRPQKLVVVLGSLYVAIALPYLALVRNRPQGWRWLLLMVAIVVATDSAAYAAGSRWGRRKLLARVSPGKTLEGALGGLTGGLLAGLVLSQVFGVGWEPWWRTAGLALAISAVSQAGDLAESALKRLRGAKDSGRLFPGHGGLLDRADSLMLAALFTYYTVR
- the tsf gene encoding translation elongation factor Ts; amino-acid sequence: MAEVNAAVVKQLREKTGAGVMDCKRALAECSGQLEQAVVWLREKGIAGAAKRAGRVASDGTIGAYIHTGGKLGVLLEVNCETDFVAKTPEFQNLVKELAMQVAATNPRAVRREEIPPSVIEQERQIYAAQSAGKPAPVVDKIVEGKLEKFYREVCLLEQGYMRDPARTVSELIAEYSATVGEKIEVRRFIRFQLGETASEGSDGAGTA
- the rpsB gene encoding 30S ribosomal protein S2, with translation MTEISMKQLLEAGVHFGHQTSRWNPKMKPYIFGARNGIHIIDLQQTVRMFRAAYDFVRDLAAAGGSVLFVGTKKQAQDIIREEAERAGMFYVNNRWLGGMLTNFQTIRASIERLKKVEEHMVDPAMINALTKKEMSDLGREHTKLMATLGGIKNMRRLPDALVVIDTKKEEIAVAEANRLSIPVVAVVDTNCDPDLIAYRVPGNDDAIRAIKLFTAAMADAVLEGRQLQEERQKGQADLSGGDSGAVAPEPEAPQIV
- the frr gene encoding ribosome recycling factor, with the protein product MKDEVLAQAHKDMEAAVAAFRHELSRVRTGRASTALLEGLLVNYHGAKVQLRQLAALAAPEARLLVVTPYDRSAMHEIEKAIQQASELGLVPQNDGKLIRIPIPPQTEQSRRETARHIHKIAEAYRVSIRNHRRDANDLLKDLHKEKQITDDDLRSAEAKVQQYTGEFIEKLDQVLAAKEAEVMEV
- a CDS encoding isoprenyl transferase, which encodes MSELPLSEFPDLVLDAARLPRHVAIVMDGNGRWATQRGLPRLEGHRRGKDSVRAIIDAARELGIQFLTLFAFSNENWHRPGTEVRFLMQLLHRYLVTETKRLTKRDIRLIALGDCSRLPSAVHQALAQTIEYTAGNRSMTLALALSYSGQQDVVRAARQLATAVAEGRLRVDEIDERMVANQLDTAGLPDPDLLIRTSGELRLSNFFLYQLSYTELYFTDTLWPDFRARDFLLALRAYQRRERRFGAIEPSAGQPLRAAN